GAGTGGGGCGATGATAAAGAGTAAGCCGAATGCTTATGATTAAAATCTACAATATAAATATCTGATGCTTCAGAAAAAACGGCGTGTAAAGATGGAGACAAACTGGCAATTAATAGACTATCAGAGATGATATCTCCTACTTCATTAAGTATCGCTCCCATTTGTGATGCTTGACCATGTTCACGCGCCATCATACCGTCGATGGCATTGAGTGACATACGTGCAAATAGGGATAGCGGTAGTATCCACCATACCTTATGTTTTCTTTGATAGTGTGCCGATGTGGCAATAAGATAAGCCGTTCCTGCACTCAGAACAATCGCGCTGATAGTAATTTGATTTGCTGTAACTCCAAGTCGCACTAGCTCATTGCTGATGGGACGCAGCTGATTTTGAAACTGAGATTTGAGCTGATAGACCGACATAACACCATATTTTTTATTAATAAGAGTAATGAATCGTACCATATCTTAAATTGACCTAGCTATTTAATGACTTAGCTATTTAATAAAATCACTACCGTAATGTATCGTAAATCTCGCTATGATGTTGACACATCTTAGCAAAGTATTCATGCTAAATAATAATATTGATAAAGAGTCTCCCTTTATGATTACCCTTGAAGACCTTCAGCAAGCCATCACGCAGCGTATTGACACTTATAACCAAACTGATTTTCCTATCGCTAAAAGAGAGACGCAAACGTGCACGTTATTAGATAGCCAAAACCATATTCTCGCCCAAGATATTGCCTCGCCATTGACGATTCCTCGACAAGACGTATCAGCGATGGACGGTTATGGTATTGCGGCAGGCAGTGATTTAAGTAAAGATGCGACTATCGAAATTATTGGCGAGTCGCAAGCGGGCACACCATTTTCTGGTAGCTTGCAAGCAGGGCAAGGCGTGCGTATTTTTACTGGCGCTGTTGTTCCTAGCGACTGCAATACTGTCATTATGCAAGAGAATACCAATTTTGCAGTTATAAAAAACACCATTGATAAGTCGCAACCATATCTAATAACGTTATCTGAACTGGCTACAGTTGATAGTAATATTCGCAAACAAGGTGAAGAAATCAATTTAAATGAGGTGGTGTTAACTGTAGGTAAACGCTTGAATCCTGCTGATATTAGCTTACTTGCCAATCTCGGTATCGATAAAGTTAATGTTTATAAACCGCTTGTGGTTGGCTTATTAGCTACGGGCGATGAGTTGGTGGCGTTAGGTGAACCATTGACCCATTTGGCGCAAATTTATAACTCCAATACGCCCACGCTTAAAAGTATGCTGTCCGATTTACCCATTACCATACGCGACTATGGCATTATTCCTGACAGTTTAGAGCAGACTACCAGTGCCGTCACCAAAGCCATGCATGAGTGTGATGTGCTGATTTCTACCGCTGGCGTGTCCGTCGGCGATTATGACTTTTTAACGCTAGTCATTGAGCAATTAGGGAAAATAAACCACTATAAAGTCGCCATGAAACCGGGTAAACCGTTCGTTTTTGGTGAGTTAAATAGAGGTGTCGATAAGCCCGTATTGTACTTTGGCTTACCCGGTAATCCATTGTCTACCGTGGTTGGGACGTTGCAATTGGTCATGCCCGCGTTATGGCGCTTATCTGGCGTGCGCGCTTATAATTTACCGATGGCATTGACCGTGCAAGCAACACTTAAAGAAGACATTAAAAAATCAGTCGGACGCAAAGATTTCCAACGGGGCATCTTATCTCAAGATAGTAAGGGCAATTTTGAAGTCGTCGGCTTTGCAAAGCAGCAATCTCATCGCATTAAATACCTCAGTCAAGCCAATTGTATGATTGTGTTAGCGCAAGAAACAGGCAACGTAGCAGCAGGCGAGATGGTGCAGGTGCAGCCATTTCCTTGGTCATAAAGAAGCATTTATTTTTGATGACAATTGATGAACAGCAACGCCTAATAAACAACCATTCTTAACATCATAACCACGCCTTTTAGATATTATGATAGTGACGTTATTATTTACACAGCGATGCAAGATGAACGGTAATATACTATGACCTATCACGCCCCAAAAATACAGAACGCGCAATTATATACGCCTGTTGCAACGTCGGTTAGTGTTGATGGTCACAGTCCTTTGAGTAGCGATTTTTTGGTAGATTCTGTTGCCAGTACGTCTTCAAACCGCCTTACTGATACAGCGCCTGCTGACTCATATAGTGATAATGAACAGCAATTAACGGATAGTTTTTCACGGCGTTTGACCTATCTGCGCTTATCCATTACCGATGTTTGTAATTTTCGCTGTGAATATTGTTTGCCCAATGGTTATCAGGGCAAGCGTCCTGATGAAGAGTTAAGCGTGCCTGAAATTGCCACTTTGATACGTGCCTTTGCGCAAGTAGGCACTGAAAAAGTACGCATTACTGGCGGTGAGCCGTCTATTCGCCGTGATGTCGTTGATATTATTGATACTATTAAAAATACTACTGGTATTAAAACCGTAGCGATGAGCAGTAATGGCTACAAGCTCGGTAAACATTTAGCCGATTGGCAAAGTGCGGGATTAAATCAGTTAAATATCAGTATGGACAGCTTTGATGCTAATATTTTTCATAAGATGACCGGCTTTAATATATTGCCTCAATTAATGAGCAATATGGATAAGTTGTTAGAGACGACAGATATTAAGCTCAAAATAAATGGCGTATTAATGGCAGAAACAGCATTTCAAAATCTGTTAGATGCCATGAATTATGTCAAAACTCGTCCAGTCACTTATCGTTTTATTGAATTTATGCAGACCAGTGATAATAGCGATTTATTTTTTGCGCAGCATGCCCAAGCCGATAGTATTACGGATTATTTATTAGCGCGCGGTTGGCAGGCAAATGCGCGCGGTCATGCCGATGGTCCTGCGATAGAATACAGTCATCCGGATTATCTTGGGCGTATTGGTATGATTGCCCCGTATGCCGCGCACTTTTGTGACAACTGCAATCGTTTGCGCGTGAGTAGTGTTGGCAAAGTGCATTTGTGTTTATTCGACCAAGGCAACTACGATATTCGTCACTACTTACGCCAAAATGATGTGGCGGGTTTGATTACAACACTACAAAGTTTTATGCCGATTAAGCCTGAGCATCATCATTTGCATGAAGCTAATAGCGGTATCATGCATAATTTATCCATCATTGGCGGTTAACTACTTTTCTATTTACTACTAAAGTTTTTCATCATTATTTTCGTTAAGGAAACTCTATGTCTAAGCCCATTGCCAAATTTATCCCGCTTAATATTGCGGTGCTATGCGTATCCGATAGTCGCACGTTAGAGCAAGACACCTCAGGACAGTATTTAGCAGACAGTCTAACGGCAGCGGGACATCATTTGGCAGACCGTCAAATTATTACCGATGACATTTATCAGATTCGTGCAGTGATTAGCGGTTGGATTGCTGATCCAAAAATACATGCGGTTATAACAACTGGCGGCACTGGATTTTTTATCAGAGACAGTATGCCCGAGGCGGTCACTGTCCTATTTGATAAGTCGATTGATGGCTTTGGGGAAATGTTCCGCTTAATCTCAAAAGATGATATTGGTATGTCAACGATACAGTCGCGCGCGATTGCAGGTATGGCAAACAGTACCGGTATTTTTTGTTTGCCCGGTTCAACGGGTGCTTGCCGTACTGGTTGGGAAGATATATTAAAAGCGCAGTTTGATAGCCGTACGCGTCCGTGCAACTTTGTACCGCACTTTATGCGTAGCAATCCTAGCCATGACTGATAGTACGGATAAGTCACACGGGTCACATAGTTTGGCGGGTGTGGTAATTTTAGCAGGCGGTGCGTCCAAGCGTATGGGTTCGCCTAAAGCAGCGCTGATGTTACCTACCAATGAAACCTTACTGAACTATCATGTCAGGCAAGCGCTTATGTTAAATGTGCCTATTATGATTGCGGATAATGCGCGTGGTTTTACGGTTGATTCCGAGTTATTA
This genomic window from Psychrobacter urativorans contains:
- the moaB gene encoding molybdenum cofactor biosynthesis protein B, which encodes MSKPIAKFIPLNIAVLCVSDSRTLEQDTSGQYLADSLTAAGHHLADRQIITDDIYQIRAVISGWIADPKIHAVITTGGTGFFIRDSMPEAVTVLFDKSIDGFGEMFRLISKDDIGMSTIQSRAIAGMANSTGIFCLPGSTGACRTGWEDILKAQFDSRTRPCNFVPHFMRSNPSHD
- a CDS encoding molybdopterin molybdotransferase MoeA encodes the protein MITLEDLQQAITQRIDTYNQTDFPIAKRETQTCTLLDSQNHILAQDIASPLTIPRQDVSAMDGYGIAAGSDLSKDATIEIIGESQAGTPFSGSLQAGQGVRIFTGAVVPSDCNTVIMQENTNFAVIKNTIDKSQPYLITLSELATVDSNIRKQGEEINLNEVVLTVGKRLNPADISLLANLGIDKVNVYKPLVVGLLATGDELVALGEPLTHLAQIYNSNTPTLKSMLSDLPITIRDYGIIPDSLEQTTSAVTKAMHECDVLISTAGVSVGDYDFLTLVIEQLGKINHYKVAMKPGKPFVFGELNRGVDKPVLYFGLPGNPLSTVVGTLQLVMPALWRLSGVRAYNLPMALTVQATLKEDIKKSVGRKDFQRGILSQDSKGNFEVVGFAKQQSHRIKYLSQANCMIVLAQETGNVAAGEMVQVQPFPWS
- the moaA gene encoding GTP 3',8-cyclase MoaA, translating into MTYHAPKIQNAQLYTPVATSVSVDGHSPLSSDFLVDSVASTSSNRLTDTAPADSYSDNEQQLTDSFSRRLTYLRLSITDVCNFRCEYCLPNGYQGKRPDEELSVPEIATLIRAFAQVGTEKVRITGGEPSIRRDVVDIIDTIKNTTGIKTVAMSSNGYKLGKHLADWQSAGLNQLNISMDSFDANIFHKMTGFNILPQLMSNMDKLLETTDIKLKINGVLMAETAFQNLLDAMNYVKTRPVTYRFIEFMQTSDNSDLFFAQHAQADSITDYLLARGWQANARGHADGPAIEYSHPDYLGRIGMIAPYAAHFCDNCNRLRVSSVGKVHLCLFDQGNYDIRHYLRQNDVAGLITTLQSFMPIKPEHHHLHEANSGIMHNLSIIGG